The genomic interval TCatctacatttttataaataatgcaTGTACAACTTCAGGCAAGGTTGTACTATATGGGTACAACCAATCAcaagtgattttcttttaaaaatagactaaatatagattgatttattttataaaataaaatagaaaatcattATAGTTGATGCTGCCAAaactaaagcttttaaaaagtcCCAGACTGAAACAATCTAAAATGTACCTGAaatataatttgcatttttggGGAAGTTACTTATGAAAAGTatgaattaatatttattaaaagcaataaagtaCATTACTACTTTCTAAGGCAGTAACCTATTATTTTTTAGTTACTTTTGGGTAACTTTCCCAAAATATccacataaaataacatttggtctaatttaaagaaaaattatgaAGCCTCAGTTACCAAAATACTTACTAAATTCAAgattctttattgtcatttcacacatggtatttaaaaaatacacaggctgaaatgaaatgttgttcCTCACCAGCTTCTGCACAAAATAGAAAACTAttaataaataaccaaaaacgaacaaacaaaaaaataaaactgtaaatctgtagcaaaaacacaacatacagtGACAAGTTATTTCAAATTGTAAACAGTTACACTCATTGAGCAGTGGTCCTGCCTTGGAGAGGGGTTTAAATTGAGTGTGAGGGGGTAGACAGTTGTCTGTTGTGAGTCTCACAACAGTGTAGGTGTGTGCAGAAACTGGGGTGGGGGGGACAGACCATTTATCAGTCTCACAGCTTGTGCAAAGAAGCTGTTCAGCATCCTTCTGGATCTGCAGCTGATATTCCTGTATCTCTTGCCAGATGGCAGGAGGGAGAACAGGCCATGAGAGGGGGGGTGAGGGTCCTTAATGAGGAAGATTGCTCTGCGTATGCAGCACTGCTGATAGATCTCCTTCAGGAACGGTAGAGGGGCACCAACAATTTTGCTGACGGCATAACTATCCTGTTGAGCTGTCCTTGGTCCTGGACCCTGCAGCTGCCAAACCAGGCCACGAAGCTGTGCGTCACGATGTTTTCGATGGTGCCCCTGTAAAATATGATGAGGTAAGGTGTAGAAAGTCCTGCCTTTCTAAGTCTCTGGAGGAAGTGGCGAcgcttttgtgcttttttgatGACTACTGAGGTAATGGAAAAGGACAGGGACAGGGTGAGTTACACACCCAGGAACTTAACACTGGTGACAGCAGCAATATCTATGGTGAGATGAGTGTGGTGATCTCTGCCAGAATTCCTCAAATCAATcaccatttcttttattttatccacATTGAGGCTAGGTTGTAGGATCTGCACACTGCTCCACCTCCATTCTATACGCAACTCATCATTGTCAGTGATGAGAGCGACCAATGTTGCTACTGGATTTAGCTGTACAGTCATGCGTGAAAAGGCCAAACAGCAGTGGGCTAGGGACACAACCGTGGGGTGAGCCTGTGCTCACTGAGATGGGTCTTGATGTCTGAATGCCACCAGCTGCTGTGGAATGATCATGTTAAATgttgagctgaagtcaatgaaaaGGACTCTGACATAGGTGTTCTTCCTCTGCAGTGACAGTGTGAGGTGGAGTTTGATGGAGATGACGTCCTATGTGGATCAGTTTGCCCTATATGCAAATTGGAGTGGGTCCAGTTTTGTTGGCAAACTGTTCTTAATGTGTATCAGAACCAGCCACTCCAAACGTTTCATCACAATTGGTGTGAGGGCCACGCGTGCGAAAATTCCTGTTCCGGACCAGCTCCCTGGATTGACACTGGCGAAGGCCTTTCTCAATAAATATCCCCTTAACATCTCCAAGATGTTTCCCAAGCTTTTCAGGgctctcacacaaacaaaattagtTTCAAAGGAGCAGCTACAAAATCCGAATTTTATGCTTCGACTGAATCCACTTGGTCTAAATGTGGCTATGATTCTTCTGGGATACTGTCCAAAAAATTCTCCATCACATATTGCACTAAAAGCCACCTTAGCTCCTTCAAGGACACTGTTTGTACAGATGATGGAGATTCAGCTTGTACCTCCCTTCTGTAGGGAGACGTCACGTTTGTGCAGTCTGACATCAAATGATGTAAGATAAGGGATTTGCCTAATAGAAATGTGTTGTCAGCCCCTGGAGGGCGGATGGGAGAAACCCGGAAAACAGAAGAGACATTTGAAGAGATTTACGTTGTGCAGATTTACCTTTAGTTTTACGTTTAAAACATCAGAATATGGACCCTGAATGTGGTAATACCTTACTGCATAAAGTCACTAGTAATAATATTTCTGCATGAGGTAACACGTTATATTACTTCGTTACTTCTATTACTATAACACATTATTTTGGTAACGAGTTACCATCAACACTGATATTGCATAATAATTTCCAAAAGAGAAGAGACCTGATCCCCAGGATTCCCACAGTACTTCAACAGTATAACGCAGAGTATATTCTACCCATCCATATACCCAGTGTAGTACAAACAAAGCTGAGTGTGCAACTGTTGTCCGTACATGTGTCAGTTTTGGAAAACATTCAGCTCCCAacagtaaaatgataaaagcagCGTTTGTTGTACCTTTGGGTTGAGGACCAGCTGTTGCTCGTCAAAGTGCAGCAAAGCCACGGAGTTTGATTCTGAGTTGTTAACGAAGATCTGCAGACAGGGATAGAGTGACGTCCCCTTACAGTCTGCGccgcatgtaaacacacactcgAACATCTCCTCCGGACGCAACACCGACACTACCTGCAGGAAGAAGAACAAAGCGTGAGGcatattttaaacatactgttaAATCTATTTAAGTGAGGCTGAAATGATTGTATGTGATAAACTAAACAAGGCTGTGAAAACCTGTTAGCAAGTcacttttttaagaaaaataaaaagtcaaaaatgatCCGAGAGGGGAATTTACTGATGAATTGTCtgagaataaaatgtgaaaatctctTCACCTTGTGTTAGCCACATCCCCTATTTAAGGTGTTTAACAAAAAACCCATAGTCTTGGGGAAGAGGGACCCAGAAGTCCACTAAACTAATTTTCTGGTTTCATGATGCCTTTACATCAGGTTAGGAGAAGGAGAAGTATGGATATAACTCCTGCAGAGACAACTTGGTGATGTCACGGAAAAATCCAAATCCCGTGACATTAGCTGCTACATTAGCTGCTAATGACCTAATTCTGCCCGGGATTCcatgacacctgtcaatcatctGCAGCATCTTGTTCTTCAGCTAGTCTTTGTGGTAACTAACCAGACAGGCTAACGGCTGATCTTGGGCGTTTGACCCTGTCTCCAGTTCACTGTGGGTCCTTATTTGGACCCCCGTTGGGAGGAATTGACCACTGCAGATACTGGTACAGATGACAAACTTAGGAATTTACTGCAGATAAAACCTGTAACGTTTAAACAGGTTTGATATGTGTGGACACAAAACTTTGGTTGTCAAGCCTGAAAATGTGAGTAAATGTGAGTTAAATTGTAGCGTGCAAACACAAATTTTGAAGCCTTACTGATGGTctaataatactttattttctCTCGTGCTTTTCCTCAAACCAACGTAAGAGCtatacaaagtaaacacagacaaaacaataaattcaaacCATATTAGACCGTTAATACGTCGTAAAGCCGTTTTACGTTAAGCTAACATAAAGAAAATTTAGCAGCTTAATcaacacaaaattcaaatgtcTTGCAAATTTACATATATCATACAACCAACCTTGTTACCACTTTCAACtggagctaaacacaaaaagacaccaTCCGTAACCGTCTCGTTTTATTTCTCCGTCTGTTACCTTTTACCGTCATCTACCGTCGTTAAGCTTCgttcttttttatgtgttagctgtcctttcaaaataaaacacatccgtCTTACAGgaagttattaaaataaaagccacaaagcAAATCAAAGGTTTGAACGAGGCACATTAGCAGGAGAAAACATTGTAAGGACGTTACATGAATGATTGAGATGTTTCAGAGGTAAATGGGAAGTGATGGTGGCTTTTCATTTCCTTCCTCATTAGTGCAATGATGTAACAGCTGCAggcatgaaaataaatatgaatgtgtgCTAAATTAGCCTGCAGAGATGTGATAAAAGTTAGACCTTTCTTCTCCATTCGAGAGCTCAGGGGTCTGCAGTAGCATCTCTAAGTACTGTGATTTATGTATAAAACAGAGGATTAGTGACTGACTCTTATCCTGCCACACAAATGTGGATTGTGTGACTTAAAAACAAAGGCTTCCACTCTCTCTAATGCATGACCATGATTTCAGGATGATGCAATAAGCAAACAGCCAAATAAATTAAGCAGCAGTCGGAGCGGAGCCTGTAACTCATGTCATGACCACTCCCAGTGACTCCTAAACGCTGCgcaagctgttttaatgatcc from Channa argus isolate prfri chromosome 21, Channa argus male v1.0, whole genome shotgun sequence carries:
- the LOC137106836 gene encoding uncharacterized protein isoform X2, producing MAKIRVSYEYSEAEDKSIRLGLFLIACGILSLFILGFCWLSPTLQSLQSKPANCTVVSVLRPEEMFECVFTCGADCKGTSLYPCLQIFVNNSESNSVALLHFDEQQLVLNPKGHHRKHRDAQLRGLVWQLQGPGPRTAQQDSYAVSKIVGAPLPFLKEIYQQCCIRRAIFLIKDPHPPSHGLFSLLPSGKRYRNISCRSRRMLNSFFAQAVRLINGLSPPPQFLHTPTLL